One Brachyspira suanatina DNA segment encodes these proteins:
- a CDS encoding efflux RND transporter periplasmic adaptor subunit codes for MMRRISIIILSIVLILSVSCKKAAVDLKKKENPISVLVAAPIKQPLEEYLDLSAEIKAIKEVEISSDVPGKIANILKYEGSFVNKGDTIALIDRFVIGANYAYAPARTPISGYVTTTYMAVGASIAASTPIANVADISQLEVEIQVPERSIAGIELGQKVIIRVPSAPNKEIEATITKRDYAVNPSTRTLMVKALIDNKERLLLPGMFSDVSILLNSADNVFVIPNSAMFSDDLGKNYIYVVKEDNSNNPPSEVQVANSTNVKYRAYTREVNVLFTSKDKVALSGGLEEGEEVVMFGREFLKNGSLVNRIENDPTILEYITPPTAVASADTNITQKVQQSAAKPAANTNTTVKNNTATQKPATTAKPAATVRNNTPAATKPNTATTVEKPKQTETNTSNNDDAIYSIGG; via the coding sequence ATGATGAGAAGAATAAGTATTATAATATTATCAATCGTTTTAATTTTATCTGTTTCTTGTAAGAAAGCAGCAGTAGATTTGAAGAAAAAAGAAAATCCTATAAGTGTATTGGTAGCAGCACCTATAAAACAGCCTTTAGAGGAATATCTGGATTTATCAGCAGAGATTAAAGCTATCAAAGAGGTAGAAATATCATCTGATGTACCAGGAAAAATCGCTAATATATTAAAATATGAAGGAAGTTTTGTTAATAAAGGCGATACAATAGCGTTAATAGATAGATTTGTAATAGGTGCTAATTATGCTTATGCTCCTGCAAGAACTCCTATTTCCGGATATGTTACAACTACATATATGGCAGTAGGTGCCTCAATAGCTGCTTCTACTCCTATAGCAAATGTTGCTGATATTAGCCAATTAGAAGTAGAAATACAAGTTCCTGAACGTTCTATCGCCGGAATAGAATTAGGACAAAAAGTAATTATAAGAGTTCCTTCAGCTCCTAATAAAGAAATAGAAGCTACTATTACTAAAAGAGATTATGCAGTTAATCCTTCTACTCGTACCTTGATGGTAAAAGCTTTAATAGATAATAAAGAAAGACTTCTATTACCTGGAATGTTTTCTGATGTATCAATACTTTTGAATTCTGCTGATAATGTATTTGTTATACCAAACAGTGCTATGTTCAGCGATGATTTAGGTAAGAATTATATATATGTTGTTAAAGAAGATAATTCAAATAACCCTCCATCAGAAGTTCAGGTAGCAAATTCAACTAATGTAAAATATAGAGCATATACAAGAGAAGTTAATGTATTATTCACTTCTAAGGATAAAGTAGCTTTAAGCGGCGGACTTGAAGAGGGAGAAGAGGTTGTAATGTTCGGACGTGAATTCTTAAAAAATGGATCATTAGTTAATAGAATAGAAAATGACCCTACTATTTTAGAATATATTACTCCTCCTACAGCAGTTGCTTCAGCTGATACTAATATAACACAAAAAGTACAGCAGTCTGCAGCAAAACCAGCAGCAAATACAAATACTACTGTAAAAAATAATACAGCAACTCAAAAACCAGCTACTACTGCAAAACCAGCTGCTACTGTAAGAAATAATACACCTGCTGCTACAAAGCCTAATACGGCAACTACAGTAGAAAAACCAAAACAAACTGAAACAAATACTTCTAATAATGATGATGCTATATATTCAATTGGAGGTTAA
- a CDS encoding outer membrane beta-barrel protein, giving the protein MKKLIIITSILIMSLSSGLMAKTGFSLGIMVPLGASFSHFSGNDAKNLKSDVGFEFGVHVQPAYYFGFDMLSFGLGLDLGYNRDVFAFKSAMDQNLKGGVTFDSLMIGVLPRLDVAFVSIGVGAGVKIPLGGRSYFNEGNGSETSEKYNLNKIKENFKNPYIPYIKGVVDFMLPFNLVLGVYATYDIPLVEYKDPANNVKMSSFDLGAEIGLRF; this is encoded by the coding sequence ATGAAAAAATTAATTATAATAACAAGTATATTAATTATGAGCTTAAGCAGCGGACTTATGGCAAAAACAGGATTTAGTTTAGGTATAATGGTGCCTCTTGGAGCAAGTTTCAGTCATTTTAGCGGTAATGATGCTAAAAATTTAAAATCTGATGTCGGATTTGAATTTGGAGTACATGTTCAGCCTGCATATTACTTTGGTTTTGATATGTTATCATTCGGTTTAGGCTTAGATTTAGGATATAACAGAGATGTATTCGCATTCAAATCTGCAATGGATCAAAATTTAAAAGGCGGAGTAACTTTTGACAGTTTAATGATAGGTGTACTTCCTAGATTAGATGTTGCTTTTGTTTCTATAGGTGTAGGTGCTGGTGTAAAAATACCTTTAGGAGGAAGAAGCTATTTTAATGAAGGAAATGGCTCAGAAACTTCTGAAAAATATAATTTAAATAAAATAAAAGAAAACTTTAAAAATCCATATATACCTTATATTAAAGGAGTTGTTGACTTTATGCTTCCTTTCAATTTGGTTTTGGGTGTATATGCTACTTATGATATACCTTTAGTTGAATATAAAGACCCTGCCAATAATGTTAAAATGTCATCTTTCGATTTAGGTGCTGAAATTGGATTAAGATTCTAA
- a CDS encoding efflux RND transporter permease subunit, protein MRSFIELIVKRPVAVFMGIVAVVILGVVSLSRLPVDFLPDMELPFISIRTTYDNAGPEEVEKSVSRIIESAVSSVNNIKEVSSSSEEEESRVFIEFNWGSDLASATADIREAIDRIRKSLPDDAESPAVYKFSTDNIPVMEISFYGTDNLSALYNLVDNQILTSIEQVGGVAMAEIRGGLKTQIKVDVDMNRLQAYGLDINSIVSTLAMENQNISGGETYEGVYKYTLRTTGEFKTVNDIGNVVVALKTNSTPIRLRELATIYEGYDEDGDVMKVNGTPAVNVSINKESGANTVAVSDGIKKRLDSLNLPEGIKYEVLFNSADNVNNAIKGVLDTAWQGGLFAVIILMIYLWNVRTVLIIAVSIPMSIIVTFTLMYFFGTTLNIISLSGLVLGIGMMVDNSIVVLENIFFYRNNGYGKYSSAIDGTSTVALAISASTLTTIAVFLPFLFVEGQTGQMFRDLCITVTVSMIASLAVALTVVPMLGARLVTTKKSKFLSKFENFFDKYFHSKVNYIYEKVLTFSVHHKNRVLIPVITIVFAVIVVGLIFIGKEGFPESDEGQFRASITMPVGTRKEQTGAFVDRMRKDVEEVVGKDLSRIQTRSRSGSDANRGEIRAKLIDKSAGRTKETEEYVELVRKKLASYPATINVDSVTSMKGGGNSDSSGIDIDIVGEDLVRARELANNVIAALQDVPGLRDVRLKKSDASPELNVVINRDLASKMGLNINTVANSIKTSFGGTTATRMTPDNSDVTDIDVIVRLNERDRINIEDVKRMLIPTPSGMVPISAVASVDKNFAPTEITRKNDSRITSITASGYGRPMNQIMNDVQAAINQKVFVPSGFTIVYSGDYEDMQEAFGQLLQALFLALVLVYAIMASQFESYIAPFVIALAIPFGFAGSLVLLLIAGQTLSVYSGIGVIVLIGIVVNNGIVLIDYMNQLMHERKINGDKAALIAGPRRLRPVLMTSLTTILGLLPMALSNGEGNEMYQPLSLAVLGGLTVSTMFTLVIVPTVYAAIRNRIPLKDYDAKDLASVETGTGIDDALSTPGK, encoded by the coding sequence ATGAGAAGTTTTATTGAATTAATAGTAAAAAGACCCGTAGCTGTTTTTATGGGTATAGTTGCTGTTGTTATACTTGGTGTTGTTAGTCTTTCAAGGCTTCCTGTCGACTTTTTACCTGACATGGAATTGCCTTTTATTAGTATTAGGACAACTTATGATAATGCTGGTCCTGAAGAGGTAGAAAAATCTGTTTCTAGGATCATAGAATCAGCTGTTTCTTCAGTTAATAATATTAAAGAGGTAAGTTCCTCTTCAGAAGAGGAAGAATCAAGAGTTTTTATAGAATTTAACTGGGGAAGTGATTTAGCTTCTGCCACAGCTGATATTAGAGAGGCAATAGACAGAATAAGAAAATCTTTGCCTGATGATGCTGAAAGCCCTGCCGTTTATAAATTCTCCACAGATAATATTCCGGTTATGGAAATATCTTTCTATGGTACAGATAATTTATCCGCTTTATACAATTTAGTTGATAATCAGATATTAACTAGTATAGAACAGGTTGGCGGTGTTGCTATGGCTGAGATTAGAGGAGGACTTAAAACTCAGATTAAAGTTGATGTTGATATGAACAGACTTCAGGCTTACGGACTTGATATCAACTCTATAGTAAGCACATTAGCTATGGAGAATCAGAATATATCAGGCGGTGAAACTTATGAGGGAGTTTATAAATATACTTTAAGAACTACAGGTGAGTTCAAAACTGTTAATGATATAGGAAATGTTGTTGTGGCATTAAAAACAAATAGTACTCCTATAAGACTTAGAGAATTAGCTACAATTTATGAAGGTTATGATGAAGACGGCGATGTAATGAAAGTAAATGGTACTCCTGCCGTTAACGTTTCTATAAATAAAGAATCAGGTGCAAATACTGTTGCTGTTTCTGATGGTATAAAGAAAAGATTAGATTCTCTCAATTTACCTGAAGGTATAAAATATGAGGTATTATTCAATAGTGCTGATAATGTTAATAATGCAATAAAAGGGGTTCTTGATACTGCTTGGCAGGGAGGATTATTTGCTGTTATTATTCTTATGATATATTTATGGAATGTAAGAACTGTACTTATAATAGCTGTATCAATTCCTATGTCTATAATTGTTACATTTACTTTGATGTACTTCTTTGGAACTACTTTGAATATCATATCGCTTTCAGGACTTGTACTTGGTATTGGTATGATGGTTGATAACTCCATTGTTGTACTTGAGAATATATTCTTCTATAGGAATAATGGTTATGGTAAATATTCATCTGCTATAGATGGTACTTCTACAGTGGCACTTGCTATATCTGCTTCTACTCTTACTACAATAGCAGTATTTTTACCTTTCCTTTTCGTTGAAGGTCAAACTGGACAGATGTTCAGAGACTTATGTATTACAGTTACTGTTTCTATGATAGCTTCTTTAGCTGTTGCTTTGACAGTTGTTCCTATGCTTGGTGCAAGACTTGTAACTACTAAAAAATCTAAATTCTTATCTAAATTTGAGAATTTCTTTGATAAATATTTCCATTCTAAAGTGAATTATATATATGAAAAAGTATTAACTTTCTCTGTTCATCATAAAAACAGAGTATTAATTCCTGTTATAACTATAGTATTTGCTGTTATAGTAGTAGGATTAATATTCATAGGTAAGGAAGGATTCCCTGAATCTGATGAAGGTCAGTTTAGAGCAAGCATTACTATGCCTGTAGGTACTAGAAAAGAGCAGACTGGGGCATTTGTTGATAGAATGAGAAAAGATGTAGAGGAAGTTGTAGGAAAAGATTTAAGCAGAATTCAGACAAGATCAAGATCAGGTTCTGATGCCAACAGAGGTGAAATAAGAGCAAAACTTATAGATAAATCAGCTGGAAGAACTAAAGAAACAGAGGAATATGTTGAGCTTGTAAGGAAAAAATTAGCAAGCTATCCTGCTACTATCAATGTTGACTCTGTAACTAGTATGAAAGGCGGCGGAAACAGTGATTCAAGCGGTATAGATATAGATATAGTTGGTGAAGATTTGGTAAGAGCTAGAGAATTAGCAAACAATGTAATAGCAGCATTACAAGATGTTCCGGGACTTAGAGATGTTCGTCTTAAAAAAAGTGATGCTAGTCCAGAACTTAATGTTGTAATCAATAGAGATTTGGCTTCAAAGATGGGACTTAATATAAATACTGTTGCTAATTCTATTAAAACAAGTTTCGGAGGTACTACTGCTACAAGAATGACTCCGGATAATTCAGATGTTACTGATATTGATGTTATAGTAAGACTTAATGAAAGAGACAGAATAAATATAGAAGATGTTAAGAGAATGCTTATACCAACTCCAAGCGGTATGGTTCCTATATCAGCAGTTGCTAGTGTAGATAAAAATTTTGCTCCTACAGAGATAACAAGAAAAAATGACAGCAGAATCACTTCTATTACTGCTTCAGGTTATGGAAGACCTATGAATCAGATAATGAATGATGTACAGGCTGCTATCAATCAAAAAGTTTTTGTACCTTCAGGATTTACTATAGTTTATTCAGGAGATTATGAGGACATGCAGGAAGCATTCGGACAGCTTTTACAGGCTTTATTCTTAGCTTTAGTATTAGTTTATGCTATTATGGCTAGTCAGTTTGAATCTTATATAGCTCCTTTCGTTATCGCTCTTGCTATACCTTTCGGATTTGCTGGTTCTCTTGTATTGCTTCTCATTGCAGGACAAACTTTAAGCGTATACAGTGGTATAGGTGTTATAGTTCTTATAGGTATTGTAGTTAACAATGGTATTGTACTGATAGACTATATGAATCAGCTTATGCATGAAAGAAAAATCAATGGAGATAAAGCAGCTTTGATTGCAGGTCCTAGAAGATTAAGACCGGTTTTGATGACTTCTCTTACAACTATATTAGGACTTCTTCCTATGGCTTTATCCAACGGTGAAGGTAATGAGATGTATCAGCCTTTATCATTAGCTGTTCTTGGAGGTTTGACAGTTTCTACTATGTTTACTCTTGTTATAGTACCTACTGTTTATGCGGCTATTAGAAATAGAATACCTCTTAAAGACTATGATGCTAAAGACTTGGCTAGTGTTGAAACTGGTACAGGTATAGATGATGCTTTGAGTACTCCAGGTAAATAA
- a CDS encoding TolC family protein, translating into MKFYVTLVFTLILTLSLYSQDTNLTDNITNDTMASNEAPEIKKISITLEDALMMAFDASKTLKQAEYDVRIAQVQKDASFSDLFMPSLSVSGGLNLAESKEYSINEVNTGIYSSPDTWSASATLSKTLFTGFRNWNTDRARDVNLKMKKDTYYDERLNVDLNTKLNFYNTFVAQENYRVYLQQQLNYSNRMRESYIKYRNGQVSEYEYLNAKVQYETTKPQVITLSNQYQSLKLTFIRQIGLTNIADEVDLVGNILDATNIALPDMAYDDLLTVIMNNNIELKNMASNLEMLEYNRKVARSYLWPTLSANANVGITTVDKIKMENGTFKKNRQGEFNWGVGFSLNYSLDSLLPFSSTAKNAEEIELSIKQMEVSYDELRDTIEINSRDLISTARSQAVNLQSQAENARTAAYALQMAQRQYRGGTISTLELNDAEITYLNAQLAYLQAIYDYFSSTLQILKLLGA; encoded by the coding sequence GTGAAATTTTATGTTACTCTGGTTTTTACTTTAATATTGACTCTGTCTTTATATTCACAGGATACAAATTTAACTGACAATATTACAAATGATACTATGGCATCAAATGAGGCTCCAGAAATAAAAAAAATCTCTATAACTTTGGAAGATGCTTTGATGATGGCTTTTGATGCTAGTAAAACATTAAAACAAGCAGAATATGATGTAAGGATAGCACAGGTTCAAAAAGATGCTTCTTTTTCTGATTTATTTATGCCTTCTTTGAGTGTAAGCGGCGGATTAAATTTGGCAGAATCCAAAGAATATTCTATTAATGAGGTGAATACAGGTATTTATTCTAGCCCTGATACTTGGTCTGCTTCTGCTACTTTATCCAAAACTCTATTTACAGGATTTAGAAATTGGAATACAGACAGAGCAAGAGATGTTAATTTAAAAATGAAAAAAGATACATATTATGATGAAAGACTTAATGTAGATCTTAATACAAAATTAAATTTTTATAATACATTTGTGGCTCAGGAAAATTACAGAGTATATTTACAGCAGCAGCTTAATTATAGTAATAGAATGAGAGAATCATATATCAAATATAGAAACGGACAAGTTTCAGAATATGAATATTTGAACGCCAAAGTACAATATGAAACTACAAAACCTCAAGTTATAACTTTAAGCAATCAATATCAAAGTTTGAAATTAACATTTATTAGACAAATAGGATTAACTAATATTGCTGATGAGGTAGATTTAGTAGGAAATATATTGGATGCTACTAATATAGCATTGCCTGATATGGCTTATGATGATTTACTTACTGTTATAATGAATAATAATATAGAATTAAAAAATATGGCTAGTAATTTAGAGATGTTAGAGTATAATAGGAAAGTAGCAAGAAGTTATTTATGGCCGACTTTATCAGCAAATGCTAATGTAGGTATTACTACTGTAGATAAAATAAAAATGGAGAATGGTACATTTAAGAAAAATAGACAAGGTGAATTTAATTGGGGAGTTGGTTTTTCTCTTAATTATAGTCTTGATTCTCTTTTGCCATTTTCTTCTACAGCAAAAAATGCCGAAGAAATTGAACTTAGCATAAAGCAAATGGAAGTAAGCTATGATGAGTTAAGAGATACTATAGAAATAAACAGCAGAGATTTAATTTCCACTGCGAGATCTCAGGCGGTGAATTTACAGTCGCAGGCAGAAAATGCCAGAACAGCAGCTTATGCTTTACAGATGGCTCAAAGACAGTATCGCGGAGGTACAATATCTACACTTGAACTTAATGATGCTGAAATTACATATTTGAATGCTCAGCTTGCATATTTACAGGCTATATATGATTATTTTTCAAGCACTTTACAAATACTAAAACTTTTGGGAGCTTAA
- a CDS encoding acyl-CoA carboxylase subunit beta, whose protein sequence is MQEKINELRKRKEKIEEGGGKEKNEERHKKGKLTARERILQLLDEGTFCEIDAFIEHRCSDFGMEKNKVPGEGVVTGYGKINGRQVCIYAQDFTVIGGSLGQMHAAKICKVQDMAIKLGCPCIGINDSGGARIQEGIDSLRGYGDIFYRNVQASGVIPQICVIMGPCAGGAVYSPALMDFIFMTDKGSNMFITGPQVVKAVTGEQVSAEELGGAFVHSKTSGVASLMFPDEVSTLEGVKKLLSYIPQNNLEDVPLENTDDDPNRVDEELSNVLPDSPNKPYDIKEIIKRVVDNGEFFELQPLFATNIVICFARLDGKSVGIIANQPNSMAGVLDINAADKAARFIRFCDSFNIPLVTLVDTAGYLPGVGQEHNGVIRHGAKLLYAYSEATAPKITLIIRKSYGGAYIAMCSKHLGADMVYAWPSAEIAVMGPDGAANIIFKKEIDNAQDPKKVRAEKIEEYKKEFANPYRAAVRGYVDDVIEPEYTRSYLINALHLLASKRETRLPRKHGNIPL, encoded by the coding sequence ATGCAAGAAAAAATCAATGAATTAAGAAAAAGAAAAGAAAAGATAGAAGAAGGTGGCGGTAAAGAAAAAAACGAAGAACGCCATAAAAAAGGTAAATTAACAGCAAGAGAACGTATATTACAGCTTTTAGATGAAGGTACTTTCTGCGAGATTGATGCTTTTATAGAACATAGATGCAGTGATTTCGGTATGGAAAAGAATAAAGTTCCAGGCGAAGGTGTAGTTACAGGATACGGTAAAATAAACGGAAGACAAGTATGTATATATGCTCAGGACTTTACTGTTATAGGCGGTTCTTTAGGACAAATGCATGCTGCTAAGATTTGTAAGGTACAGGATATGGCTATAAAATTAGGATGTCCTTGTATAGGTATTAATGATTCGGGCGGAGCTAGAATACAAGAGGGTATTGATTCATTAAGAGGTTACGGTGATATATTCTATAGAAATGTTCAGGCTTCAGGAGTTATACCTCAAATATGTGTTATAATGGGACCTTGTGCAGGCGGGGCAGTTTATTCTCCTGCATTAATGGACTTTATATTCATGACTGATAAAGGTTCAAATATGTTTATAACAGGACCTCAGGTAGTAAAAGCTGTAACAGGCGAACAGGTTTCTGCAGAAGAGCTTGGAGGTGCTTTTGTTCATAGCAAAACTTCAGGAGTTGCTTCTTTGATGTTCCCTGATGAAGTTTCTACATTAGAAGGCGTTAAAAAATTATTATCTTATATACCTCAGAATAATTTGGAAGATGTGCCTTTAGAAAATACAGACGATGATCCTAACAGAGTAGATGAAGAATTATCAAATGTTCTTCCAGACAGTCCAAATAAACCTTATGATATAAAAGAAATAATAAAAAGAGTTGTAGATAATGGAGAGTTTTTTGAACTTCAGCCTTTATTTGCTACTAATATAGTTATATGTTTTGCCCGTCTTGACGGAAAATCAGTTGGTATAATAGCCAATCAGCCTAATTCTATGGCTGGAGTATTAGATATTAATGCTGCAGATAAAGCTGCAAGATTCATTCGCTTCTGCGACAGCTTTAATATTCCATTGGTTACATTAGTTGATACAGCAGGATATTTACCTGGTGTAGGACAGGAGCATAATGGAGTTATAAGACATGGTGCTAAACTTTTATATGCTTATTCAGAGGCTACTGCACCAAAAATCACTCTTATAATAAGAAAGTCTTATGGCGGAGCTTATATAGCTATGTGTTCTAAGCATTTAGGTGCTGATATGGTTTATGCTTGGCCTTCTGCTGAGATCGCTGTTATGGGACCGGATGGCGCTGCTAATATCATATTCAAAAAAGAGATAGATAATGCTCAGGATCCTAAAAAAGTAAGAGCTGAAAAAATAGAAGAATATAAAAAAGAATTTGCTAATCCTTACAGAGCTGCTGTTAGAGGTTATGTAGATGATGTAATAGAGCCTGAATATACTAGAAG